The following are from one region of the Mycolicibacterium diernhoferi genome:
- the pntB gene encoding Re/Si-specific NAD(P)(+) transhydrogenase subunit beta — protein sequence MFRIENVATAAYLVAALLFILALAGLSRHETSRAGNTFGMAGMVVALMATIILAVHGQIEPLGLGLLIGAMIVGAAIGLWRARVVEMTGMPELIALLHSFVGLAAVLVGWNGYLHIEAHPDGADTAAMAAEGMLGIHSAEVFIGVFIGAVTFTGSIVANLKLSARMKSSPLMLPGKNYLNIGALLVFFALTVWFVIDPQLWLLIVVTVLALLLGWHLVASIGGGDMPVVVSMLNSYSGWAAAASGFLLGNDLLIITGALVGSSGAYLSYIMCKAMNRSFLSVIAGGFGIEAGPAEDKDYGEHREITAEAAAELLASASSVVITPGYGMAVAQAQYGVADLTRKLRERGVDVRFGIHPVAGRLPGHMNVLLAEAKVPYDIVLEMDEINDDFEATSVVLVIGANDTVNPAASEDPSSPIAGMPVLTVWNAENVIVFKRSMASGYAGVQNPLFFRDNTQMLFGDAKDRVDAINAAL from the coding sequence ATGTTCAGGATTGAAAACGTTGCCACCGCAGCGTATCTGGTTGCAGCTTTGCTGTTCATTCTTGCCTTGGCAGGCCTCTCAAGGCATGAGACATCAAGAGCTGGAAATACTTTCGGTATGGCGGGGATGGTGGTGGCGCTCATGGCGACCATCATCCTGGCGGTACACGGGCAGATCGAGCCGCTGGGTCTGGGCCTGCTGATCGGCGCGATGATCGTCGGTGCGGCGATCGGGCTGTGGCGGGCGCGGGTCGTGGAAATGACCGGCATGCCCGAACTCATCGCGCTGCTGCACTCGTTTGTGGGCCTGGCCGCGGTCCTCGTCGGCTGGAACGGCTACCTGCACATCGAGGCCCACCCCGACGGCGCGGACACCGCCGCGATGGCCGCCGAGGGCATGCTCGGCATCCACTCGGCCGAAGTCTTCATCGGCGTGTTCATCGGCGCGGTCACCTTCACCGGGTCGATCGTGGCCAACCTGAAGCTCTCGGCGCGGATGAAGTCCTCCCCGCTGATGCTGCCCGGCAAGAACTACCTCAACATCGGCGCCCTGCTGGTGTTCTTCGCCCTCACCGTCTGGTTCGTCATCGACCCGCAACTGTGGCTGCTCATCGTGGTCACCGTGCTCGCCCTGCTGCTGGGCTGGCACCTGGTCGCGAGCATCGGCGGCGGCGACATGCCGGTGGTGGTGTCGATGCTCAACAGCTACTCGGGCTGGGCCGCGGCGGCATCGGGGTTCCTGCTCGGCAACGACCTGCTGATCATCACCGGCGCGCTGGTCGGCTCCTCCGGTGCCTACCTGTCCTACATCATGTGCAAGGCGATGAACCGCTCGTTCCTCTCCGTCATCGCCGGCGGCTTCGGGATCGAGGCCGGCCCGGCCGAGGACAAGGACTACGGCGAGCACCGCGAGATCACCGCCGAAGCCGCCGCCGAACTGCTGGCCTCCGCCTCCTCGGTGGTCATCACCCCCGGCTACGGCATGGCCGTCGCCCAGGCCCAGTACGGGGTCGCCGATCTGACCCGCAAGCTGCGCGAACGCGGCGTCGACGTGCGGTTCGGCATCCACCCCGTCGCCGGCCGGCTGCCCGGGCACATGAACGTGCTGCTGGCCGAGGCCAAAGTCCCCTACGACATCGTGCTGGAGATGGACGAGATCAACGACGACTTCGAGGCCACCTCGGTCGTGCTCGTCATCGGCGCCAACGACACCGTCAACCCCGCCGCCTCCGAAGACCCCAGCTCCCCGATCGCCGGCATGCCCGTCCTGACCGTGTGGAACGCCGAGAACGTCATCGTCTTCAAACGCTCCATGGCCTCCGGCTACGCCGGGGTGCAAAACCCGCTGTTCTTCCGGGACAACACCCAGATGCTCTTCGGCGACGCCAAGGACCGCGTCGACGCCATCAACGCCGCCCTCTGA
- a CDS encoding Re/Si-specific NAD(P)(+) transhydrogenase subunit alpha, protein MIVGIPRESLPGETRVAATPQSVGQIIKLGYTVVVESGAGAASSFSDAAYVEAGATIGSPWNADVVLKVNAPDDSEIAAVRDGATVVGLISPALRPDLVEKLSSRPITVLAMDAVPRISRAQSLDVLSSMANIAGYRAVVEAAHAFGRFFTGQVTAAGKVPPAKVLVVGAGVAGLAAIGAAGSLGAIVKATDPRPEVADQVASLGGEYVSVDPAAAEVSATGYAKEMDDDYKAREAALYAELAADVDIIITTALIPGRPAPRIITAEMVASMKPGSVIVDMAAANGGNVEGTVKDEAILTDNGVRIIGYTDLAGRLPAQASQLYGTNLVNLLKLLTPEKDGVLTLDFDDVVQRSITVVRDGQSTWPPPPVQVSAAPAAATAAAAPVVKEPKKPMSTARRLGLTFAAAAALFAFIAISPAALQVHLVVFALAIVIGYYVIGNVHHALHTPLMSVTNAISGIIVVGALLQIGQGDTAITALAFVAILLASINVFGGFAVTRRMLAMFSRS, encoded by the coding sequence ATGATCGTCGGGATACCGCGTGAGTCCCTACCTGGTGAGACGCGCGTCGCTGCGACACCGCAGAGCGTCGGGCAGATTATCAAGCTCGGCTACACAGTAGTCGTCGAAAGTGGAGCGGGCGCCGCGTCCAGCTTCTCCGACGCCGCCTATGTGGAGGCCGGGGCCACCATCGGATCGCCCTGGAACGCCGATGTGGTGCTGAAGGTGAATGCGCCGGATGACTCCGAGATCGCCGCGGTGCGTGACGGGGCGACGGTGGTCGGTCTGATTTCGCCGGCGCTGCGTCCGGATCTGGTGGAGAAGTTGTCGTCCCGGCCGATCACGGTGCTGGCGATGGATGCGGTGCCGCGGATCTCGCGGGCGCAGTCGTTGGATGTGTTGTCCTCGATGGCCAATATCGCCGGCTACCGGGCGGTGGTGGAGGCCGCGCACGCCTTCGGCCGGTTCTTCACCGGTCAGGTCACCGCGGCGGGCAAGGTGCCCCCGGCCAAGGTGCTCGTCGTCGGCGCCGGGGTGGCCGGGCTGGCCGCCATCGGCGCCGCGGGCAGCCTGGGTGCGATCGTGAAGGCCACCGACCCGCGCCCGGAGGTGGCCGATCAGGTCGCCTCACTCGGTGGGGAGTACGTGTCGGTGGATCCGGCTGCGGCCGAGGTGTCGGCCACCGGCTACGCCAAGGAGATGGACGACGATTACAAGGCCCGCGAAGCCGCCTTGTATGCCGAGCTGGCCGCCGACGTCGACATCATCATCACCACCGCGTTGATCCCGGGCCGGCCCGCGCCGCGCATCATCACCGCCGAGATGGTGGCCTCGATGAAACCGGGTTCGGTGATCGTGGACATGGCCGCGGCCAACGGCGGCAACGTCGAGGGCACCGTCAAGGATGAGGCGATCCTCACCGACAACGGGGTGCGGATCATCGGCTACACCGATCTGGCCGGCCGGCTGCCCGCCCAGGCCTCCCAGCTCTATGGCACCAACCTGGTGAACCTGCTCAAGCTGCTCACCCCGGAGAAGGACGGGGTGCTCACCCTCGACTTCGACGACGTGGTGCAGCGCTCGATCACCGTGGTCCGCGACGGGCAGAGCACCTGGCCCCCGCCGCCGGTGCAGGTCTCCGCGGCTCCTGCCGCCGCGACCGCGGCCGCGGCCCCGGTGGTCAAAGAACCCAAGAAGCCGATGAGCACCGCACGTCGGCTGGGGTTGACGTTCGCCGCGGCGGCGGCGCTGTTCGCGTTCATCGCGATCTCGCCGGCCGCGCTGCAGGTGCACCTGGTGGTGTTCGCGCTGGCGATCGTCATCGGCTACTACGTGATCGGCAATGTGCACCACGCCCTGCACACCCCGCTGATGTCGGTGACCAACGCGATCTCCGGGATCATCGTCGTCGGCGCGCTGCTGCAGATCGGCCAAGGCGATACCGCCATCACCGCGCTGGCGTTCGTGGCCATCCTGCTGGCCAGCATCAACGTCTTCGGTGGCTTCGCGGTGACCCGCCGCATGCTCGCGATGTTCTCCCGCAGCTAG